The Haematobia irritans isolate KBUSLIRL chromosome 1, ASM5000362v1, whole genome shotgun sequence DNA segment aattaaaatatgaaaacttTAGTAAATGttggaataagaaaaaaatacaaagcgaattaaaaaaaaaataattacataaATTCATAGAAAATAACCTTTCAAATGTTAGTATTGTAATTacaagaaaacaaataaatttattgaagTTGAGTAAAAAAACGAAAAGCAATACTcgtggaaatattttttctaaactaaAATCACCAAGGAATCGACATTAAATCACACAGAACAAACAAATcatattctaaagaaacaatacaaaaacaaatctaATCTATTAAGTTTTCTTTGTGACAAATTGATGTATCTTAAAAAAATGTAGATATACTACATGTGTAGCTTTGTATGAAGATTGCGTTTTTATTgtaagagaaattaaatttgtttgaaatactTGTATGGACGTTTTTGTTAGTTTAGTAGTTAAATTGTTTGATTAGTTTTTTAagtactatattttttttttttttaatttagttttaccattaaatttttagagATCAGATAGTTACAAGAAATCACAACCTACAAGGATACAatattaccatacaaaaatgttaCCACAACCAAACTAAGTTTATCTTCATCTTTTTTTCACAGACTAGGCATGAACCGCAAATAGACCTTATGAATCTTCATaaaggtttttaacaaccagccTATTCGATTTATATTACTGCAATGTATGTAATGTCCTTACTAGAGTGATCACAACTAGAGTTGGGCGATCCCGGCTAACTAAAGTGATCGATCTTTTCAGATCCGCTCCtaaaaaggaactagttccatAATTTAGTTCCACAGTTCCTTTCGGATCCGGATAAGGAAAAGTGCTTAAAGAATCCCAtatattgacattttcttttagctccgcaagaaaataaaacacatgAACACTAAATTTAAGTAAAACATAAAAGTTCACaagaatttaatcaaatttcttGAACATTAATTTGTATAATAAAGATTTTGGGACTAAAATTAGATAATGGTATAACTCTGTAGAGAAATTTTCAGAGATCAATACTAATACAAAGATctacatttattttagaaatatcgtgtttaaattttttcacagagaaaatcaaaagttactatgtaaaaaattattttgccgacTTTAGACCAAAAGAGTTCGCCTTTCGTTTATGATATGTTTCTATTGCGGAAAATATTCTTCCGAATTGTACAGGTTTTgctgtacaatttttttatttatatctggCAACTTCAATTTAAGTGAGAGCTGTTGTCATAAAGACCGAAAGAAATGGAATGAGTACACAACGAAATGAATATAAGGAACTGAGGAGCTGAAAGAGTTCATCCAGTTCATTCATGAAAGAGGATCCAGTTCATTTAGTTCCAGCCAACTCTAATCAAAACCCCGTGTTTTTTCCAAAACCGGTGGACAAtgatttttgaaacaaataaccGACACAACCGGTTTAActggttttcataaaaatacgccatcttgattttttcattattttattgccataaaaaaaattacgaaaaaaaattattcgataagtttggcacaattttgttttaattcaagTAAACATTGCACCtattttgaagttcttccaaatgcacaactttaaaatcacttccagaagatgtacaccCAATGATGCTCTTTATTttgactacacaggaagttcttttcattcattttttttataacatgcttttttcatattttaatgggtaattttaactttttttgtttcaaattggttaaaaaataatacaaattatttaaattttgtcgaaaaaatgttaaatccaatctgaaaaaattgtgaatttttgaaaatatttgaggtcaaacgtttcagacaagcgttagaatccattaaaaattataaaaattatttatttgacaaaatatcacagaattttttaatttacatccaaaacattggattaggatcacacctaaagaagtgatccaaattcagtgcaccggctgttgaaatggaggacttcagtcctatgacaagcccatgttaaattcatcgcttctgcgtcaattttgcaccacttcccgatccaaaaagaaaattttcattacttttttggcgacgcttttttcctGGGAGTTTATTTAAATACCCAGACATATTTGCCTTAATTTGGtattaaattggaaattttaaaatcaaaacaTAAAAACCGAAAGCCGGTTGTTAAGCCTTCAAAACATCGGTTCCACCGGTCCAACGAAATTGGGATTTTCACGAAATCCGGTCAAACCGGCTTTTATCACTATAGTATTTGGCGTTTAATATAAGCTCCGTTCGagaaaccgaacattttttgataattatcacaaattttcattgaaaattcttcgtttacaccaaaaaaCCAGCAAAAAAGATCCGGACTACATTTAAAAGTTATCAGGTAGAGAGATTTTCCCCGGTAAAATCTTGCAAGCCATAGCATACGTTGACagctggttgtttttttttcgtatttagTGTTGTTCCGGAATAGTGACAACATAATAAGCTGGTTGTTGATAACAAACAAAGCACCAGAACAATATACATGTTCCGCAACTACAACTGGAAGTTAAAAAACgatccattttttgtttttaatgttttagaagCTGAAAATTTGAatgtgcaaatagttactgCATGCCGTTCGAATATTTTTcggcaattttaagcaaagagagtaaaataTGTACacttgctagtttttactggaaaagtacgcgatgagattttatagaaaatgttgtgtacATATTAGCTTAAAAGGTAAATAAGGTATTAGCAAACATGCTCATTAGTTCTTTCGGATTATTTTTCATTGTTGTTAAATGGACTGTCATAATTTTAGATTCTTATGCCtgcagtagaggtgtgcacgtgacacgaaattctagTGACTCAAGCGTGAATCGtgacattttcgtgagtgtgcgtgtctTGCCAAACaaaatcgtgcgtgagtaagattttcccGTCGTGCGTATGTATGAGCATGAGTAAAatatgtgcacgtgacacgaaattgtcgtgactcacgcgtaagTCGTGCCACAgtcggtagaattctatcaaaaatggtagattttttactgtttggtagaactcttaatgttttgatagattttgcaaaatattccgctccaacaaagaggtacttcacaaattttctatagaaataaaatttggacaaaattttctatagaaataaaatttggacaaaattttcaatagaaataaaattttggacaaaagttagtttctatagaaataacattttgacaagactttctataggaatagacattttggcaaacagttttatagaaataaatagaaaggttgacaacatttcatatatataaaattttgcaaaataaattaattttttttctttggtaattttttggtaaaaatttccccaaattttggtagattatttttggctcgagtggcaaccgtatgAGTAAATCAAATCAATACAGGAGACGATACGGGCTTAAATCTCATCAtagaagagaaaattttgctctgtaaattttatcttttttggACCATTGCATCAATGGTTGTTCAATAgttgaaatttctttaatttcatcGTTGAATAATAACCCCGTTTTtgctgttgaaattttattatttaagttTATTGCAGGGAAGAGTAATTTTTCAGTTTCTCATTCTCCGATTAGTACTGAATCGGAGGATAGATCACAGGTTAGTAAGATTTTTGTATGTGTTCAACTATTTTATCGACAAGATAATTAATAACAAGACACTGAGAAACCGGCcctaaatatattttatgttcgaacaaaattcatttttttattgaatatacaTCGTCTATCACAATCTTTGTTATCCATCTAATATCTCCATAATGATTTCTTGCTAGCTTTCATGAActcgactttttaaaattatttattatgtatATACAAAGTAGTTTTAAAATGCAAAGAAAccgtacttgtttttatatttatttaaaaacgttttatgttgaaatttatataaacaCATTTGTATGTATGTAACACTATCAAAATATGAACATAACCTATTCTAAGTATATATAGACATAATTAACTAcaaatcatttttattattgtaattttttaaaaattgcaatttacatttaatgtaaaatacgatactttactaTTTAAAATAGCAAAAGAAATACATAATTTATAAATGTAAATGGTTGAATATGGTTACATTGAACATTCATTAAAAATATCTCTTCATGCCCTCTCTATCAAACTCtacttaaacaaaatttcctctcttaaatttaaatatacgttGACTATATatctatgaaataaataaaattaaaattaaaaaaaacaaaaaacaaaacatgcatatatattttatatttactgaatcataacatacataaatataattcAACAAAACTACTATTTAATCTGGAATAATGTTaaactttaaataaaacaagtgaaCGTGTAATGAATCATGCAAGATagtgttaaaaattaataaagaaacaaaaaaaataaaaaaacagagTAATAATGTAAAATCAATATGTGTATATAAACCAATAGCATGAAAATATGAGATATAAACAGTAACACAGGTataaatttgcaaacatttaaaaatagcaaaaaacaacaacaaaagagactaaagaataataaaatttaaataaaaattattacaaatatgaagttgtttaatttaattgaaggcTTCGGCAGTgctaaatttactttagaataaAATCGAGGACGAATTATAGCAATAATTTCATGGTTTTCCAAATTGACGAGTTTGAGGACAGCAATGGAATCTTCTCCATCTAATATCgacatacagtatgtcaagaaagtcttttgacattgccaaatatttcaaattccagaaataattgaagtaaaaatcgagttgttaattcgtttagagaaaaataaaatatgtatactttgcaaaatacataataaaatattttttaaaattaaattatatttaattttggaacaaaacataagttttatcctattgtcaaaacactttcttgacatactgtacatGCACTTAAACTCGACTTGTTTTGTTATCCCTATTTGTCTAGGACCCTGTTCGGTTAtgcattagaggtgtgcacgtgagtaatattgtgctcacgcacactcactcacgatattttttggtagtactcacgctcacgaaaagaaaatttgtgctcacgcacactcacgcacgaaaatcttttaaatgtcgtgactcacgaaaaatatcgtgactcacgtaaaatgtcgtgactcacgaataattttttgagtgatttgcctatagaacctgactgaaatcatggatatggttaaaatcgagtgctttataaaacttaccacctaggatgtcactaaaattataaattaattcaactcgtaagcattttatgttcgtaagcgcgattattttcgtgagcgtgtttttccgaaattcgttactctcgcacactcacgatgatattattttcgtgactcacgcacgacatttggttggttaaccacgctcacgcacattcacgtcgttgccgtcagcgtgactcacgcgtgagtcacgaaaattttcgtgcgacacgaaaatttcgtgtcacgtgcacacctctattatgCATCACAGCCGGTATTAGCTGTTCTGCAGCATTAGCAGAAAAACTGTTGTCGAGGCTGGATcatgtgaatttttttatttttttgaaacgaAATAATGTGAACAATggaaaagtttatataaaatttattttgtgaattgaatgaaACAAATGATATAATTGTGCAATCCACATAAAAAAGattgtttaagaaaaaaaaaagaaaaaaaaaatcccatgtCGCGCTTCTTTCAGATTccatatttctttttatacccaccaccatagaatggtgacgggggtataataatttttcattccgtttgtaacacatcgaaatatcgatttccgactatataaggtatatatattcttgatcagggagaaattctaagacgatataagcatgtctgtctgttgtaatcacgctacaaccttcaataatggcactatcatcctgaaatttggcacagattcgttttttatttgcaggcagatcaagttcgaagatgggatatatcggtccaagttttgatatagtccccatataaaccgacctcacgatttggagtcttgggcttataaaaaccatagtttttatccaaattgaaaatctagaggtattttagggccatcaaaaggtatgtcgaaaatggggtgtatcggtccatgttttggtatagcctccatatagagtgatctcccgattttactccttgggcgtctagaaactgtatttataatccgatttgcctgaaattggaaatctagaggtattttgagacCACAAATAGTATGTCGGAAATGGggtgaatcggtccatgttttagtgtagcccccatataaaccgatctcccgaattaactccttgggcttctagaaaccgtggtttttatccgatttgcccgaaaatgtaaaaatatactggtattttagaccctcaaaaatctgtatcgcatttatttttaccggtccatttggtagtaagttcggccgggccgaatgttAAATATTCACCACcaagaatcaaatataatacatagtttactttgaaaactcttcgtcgtagcgggttacttgataatatatagaatttcagggggtttgatgacagatattctcccaagcagatcagttcaaccagtatgcttcccgaagataaatttaaagactctacctatgaagactagatcagattctggatttataaaaaccaatattgtttgagttttagagaaatcataaacatatcgtgtaaatgatgaaataaataaatggtttgaaatattaaatctgtagatttttaccgccattatttaaatgattacgaggagtaaaatgtgaaaattttactttcagttacaagcaatttttatgatgagtgcgcctgctataccctcaaaaagtgaaatcgATCTATATCGATGCTACAGATTCTattagcccaagaaataaattcgggaggtaggtctatatgggggctatactaaaacatggaccaattctcaccattttcgacacacctcttaaaggtcctcaaatacctctagaattaaaatgtcagacaaattgggtaaaaactacgaattctacaagcccaagaaatcgggagatcagtctatatgggggctataccaaaacatggaccgatacggaccattttcgacacacctctttatggtcccaaaatacctctagatttctaatttctggcaaattggacaaaaactacggattctagaagcccaagatgtaaaatcgggagatcggtctatattggggctataccaaaacatggaccgatacacctcttaaaatacctctagatttccaatttcagtcaaatatgattgtaaatacagtttctaaacacccaagaagcaaaatcgggaaatcggtccatatgggggctataccaaaacatagaccgatacacctcattttcaacaccaatttgtggtcttaaaatacctctagatttccaatttcaggcaaatcggattgtaaatatagtttctagacgctcaagaagtaaaatcgggaaatcggtctatatgggggctataccaaaacatggaccgttacccccattttctacacacaaatttgtggtcttaagatacctctagatcggatagaaaatacacattctaggcgcccaagaagcaaaatcgggaaatcggtccatatcggggctatactaaaacatggaccgataggcaccattctcGGTACACTttctgatggtcctaaaatacctctagatttccaatttcaggcaaattagataaaaaatatggtttttataagcccaagaccccaaatcgggaggtcggtttatatgggggctatatcaaaacttggaacgatatagcccatcttcgaacttgacctgcctgcaaacaaaaaacgaatctgtgccaaaattcaggacgatagcgccattattgaaggctgtagcgtgattacaacagacagacggacatgcttatatcgtcttagaatttctccctgatcaagaatatatatattctttatatagtcggaaatcgatatttcgatgtgttacaaacggaatgacaaattaattatgtccccgtcacattctatggtggtgggtataaaaatagataaataataaaatttgtacttaCTCATTTGCATGTTCGTTATTAGCAAATGATGATTTTTGTTCTGACTCTCTCATGAAGACAATTTTTCAGTCTTTTGATCGAAAAATGTAAACAGTCGAGTTTTTTGCAATGCATTTTAAAATTGCAGTAGAATGTGGtcataagaaatttattttagatggtgtttttaaatgtatttcgtacagaatatataaaaaactcGTTAAACTTTTAGAATCTGTTATATATCTGTGCTAAAAATcttctaactttgcatacgatagctgtacacagaaaaaatgttcgtgTACATCTTTCAGGTCTATAACGGTGTAAAATTGAGTACAGAACACCTCTTAAGTGTGACACCGCACGAAAGAGGTGATACGTGTGTTTACCAGAATATGCACGAATGTTTGATTTATTTGTTCCCTTCTGCTTACTATCAACCCACTTTGTGAAATTCAAGAAGAGGTATTCGTTGTAGACAATTGCGTTTAAATATATCTACTGAAGCAACGGTCATAAGAAATTAAAGCGATAACTTGTTATCGATTTTCGATTAGGACATCTCTATATATGCCTAAAAATATGTAATACTAATTGTTGTTCTTGtgttattttaataaatctcaACAAACTCGAAAATAGAATGGAGAAAATAGTTCTTTCGTCATTAATTATTCCTTAAAACTAATGACGAAATAACTAATTAAAACATGTCAGATTCCAGTTCGATTCTCAATATACAAGTCATGTGGTATTATAGTGGAAATAAATAACCAAAAGCATGTGTTATGCGCTTTCAGACACCAAGATGTCGCTCTAAATTTCAGTAATATGGTAGGGACCTACAATTGTGCAAAGGAGGTCTACGGGGGCTTAGTAAGCTCTACTTTACGGATTCTCGTGGGATACTAGGACCTTTTTAATCATATACATTCCTTTAGATTCAAATAGGTTTTAttctatattttgttttattcagtttttttttttgtaaaaattattattttttttaatttccaattgaaacaataaatgttaaagaaaatatacatacacatacatacatattttgcaaaactaaattacaattaatgttttcaaatttatatatttttcctgTTAATTACATCACCAAACAAATGAATCCGTTGAATTGACAAAGTTATTATCGATAAGGGTTTGttttattgttaatttaaaTAACCAGATTTTGGAAGGATATCAAGTTAAGCAAAGCTTATTTAGTCTTAGATTGTATAAGTTTTTGTCCTAACTTTCCTAGCCAATAAATCAGTGTGTTTGTGTTCACTACAACTGAGACAATTGGTACATAAGGAATCACGTGCAAAGAAccaagaaaccaaaaaaaatcatttgatgGTATTAATGAAATTAAACTAAACACCAAATGGagtatttacttaaaattgtaaatttctaGCTTCTAATGTGGCCGCATCGGGGAAATATAAATGTTTCGATAATATAAAGGACAAGAAAGCTTGTCCACCAACAACCAAGaaaaggaaatacaattttctttttcggCCGCCTGTGTAATCCAATTGCTGGGGATTTCCATAAGGATCGTAATTAATGGCTCCACCTGCAGCTGTTGGCGAAGTTTCATGTAATACCTTTGTTTTCAAAGTACGTAACTGGAAAGTAATACGAATTAAGCATTAACAACTTTCGATATGTtagttattttctaaaaaaaacttacCAAAAAGAATCCCAATGATAAACTGCAATACGTCAGAGCGACATAGTAACCAAAACCATGGAACATTGTGCTTACCAACAGACAAGCTACAATCGTTACAAACTTATAGCCCGCAAATGCCATTAAATCCAATGTTTTTAGATTCGTCTTTATATTTACCACATACATTGTGATTGTATATACAACCAACTCAAAGATACAATATGCCAGGGCACTTGATGCTTGTATGCTGAGAGCTTCGGGAGAGAAACGATTTTGTAAACCCAACATAAGGCCAGCCACAACGACAAATGTTATAAAAGCCATTGTGGGTATGTATAAGTCGGGAGCATTAATATCATATCGCGGTTGTACAGGTTGTTCTTGATCATATTTGAGAGACCAATccttaaaaccaaaataaagtAGAAATATTATTAAGGGAACTTAAATTGTTTTACCGCTAGTTGTTTTCAAAGTAATTTCTTTTTGGTTCGTCTACTTTTTAAGAGAAAAGTTACGAAGTCGGGAAAAGTCAATGAGGAATGGAATGTATATGTACTTACCTTATGTGTGAATGGGAAAAATAATAATCGCAATTTGTGTATTACATAGTTATTATCAACCGAAAAGTAATATTTTAACTTCGCAACAGGAACCCATTTAGTGAATTGATTCTCCACCAATTGTTTTCCTTGATCGGCTAATTTTTGACCATACTGCATTGCCATGTCCTGGACAATGGGTTGTTGGAACATAGC contains these protein-coding regions:
- the Yif1 gene encoding yip1d-interacting factor 1 isoform X1; this translates as MYNNPNAGIRNRKWENSSGPGRKIKHVRDVNAMGPTAPMATSSPYMQPAGGPTVLDPMMGGGINNQAPSNFGVPPQQPAMPGGFNNGGIAMPSQNYGYTAPSPQPPQYTGASMGPQPGAPFMGGPQQPTAGQMPAGQFPQFAMFQQPIVQDMAMQYGQKLADQGKQLVENQFTKWVPVAKLKYYFSVDNNYVIHKLRLLFFPFTHKDWSLKYDQEQPVQPRYDINAPDLYIPTMAFITFVVVAGLMLGLQNRFSPEALSIQASSALAYCIFELVVYTITMYVVNIKTNLKTLDLMAFAGYKFVTIVACLLVSTMFHGFGYYVALTYCSLSLGFFLLRTLKTKVLHETSPTAAGGAINYDPYGNPQQLDYTGGRKRKLYFLFLVVGGQAFLSFILSKHLYFPDAATLEARNLQF
- the Yif1 gene encoding yip1d-interacting factor 1 isoform X2 → MYNNPNAGIRNPSGPGRKIKHVRDVNAMGPTAPMATSSPYMQPAGGPTVLDPMMGGGINNQAPSNFGVPPQQPAMPGGFNNGGIAMPSQNYGYTAPSPQPPQYTGASMGPQPGAPFMGGPQQPTAGQMPAGQFPQFAMFQQPIVQDMAMQYGQKLADQGKQLVENQFTKWVPVAKLKYYFSVDNNYVIHKLRLLFFPFTHKDWSLKYDQEQPVQPRYDINAPDLYIPTMAFITFVVVAGLMLGLQNRFSPEALSIQASSALAYCIFELVVYTITMYVVNIKTNLKTLDLMAFAGYKFVTIVACLLVSTMFHGFGYYVALTYCSLSLGFFLLRTLKTKVLHETSPTAAGGAINYDPYGNPQQLDYTGGRKRKLYFLFLVVGGQAFLSFILSKHLYFPDAATLEARNLQF